One Setaria italica strain Yugu1 chromosome I, Setaria_italica_v2.0, whole genome shotgun sequence DNA window includes the following coding sequences:
- the LOC101765729 gene encoding protein SMAX1-LIKE 3, whose translation MRAGGCTVQQALAPEAAVVVKQAVSLARRRGNAQVTPLHVASAMLHQQPPTAAAASPSTGLLRTACLRSHSHPLQCKALELCFNVALNRLPASASPLLGGHGHVYYPPSLSNALVAAFKRAQAHQRRGSVDTQQQPVLAVKIELEQLVISILDDPSVSRVMREAGFSSTQVKANVEQAVSSIEANNSSSTTAAAASQNPNPSAAVPSEESKPSKLLALDQVRDEDVAAILDCLASRRKRRVMVVAECAAAAEAATRAAVDKIRRGEALRGAQVVSLGVSGFRDLPRSEAERRLAELRCAVKAGGGRAGGVVVVVEDLAWAAEFWAARGDAGRGRWPSSCCYYCAVEHAVAEVRALACRGGDGVWLVGYGTYQGYMRCRAGQPSLESLWGLQTLAVPAGSLALSLNCVDDSAMAVSHLSSRAKCEASSGNGSASRCMSLLDAGGSADQLTAVVSAACCGDCSATKCDAAKELARSVLPASSSIPPWLQHCRNQEPSHCKKWSSTCGDSPSHHRTALNFSTVVSPSSSVSSYEQHYHLHQSYQRPWLVAGAHEAKHPWKARLGGGGQVHVVVDDEDVKLVSALKVKSHDSSASNDGSVDQVERRSRFKELTAENLKVLCSTLEKEVPWQAEIVPEIASTVLQCRSGMARSSRAAGAKEDTWLLFLGGDAEGKARVARELACLVFGSHKSFVSIGNRNTAASPARSSDSAERHHKRPRLLPETSNDGGVERLYEAVRDNPHRVILVEDVDQAGQMGILEAIESGLVRSHGGDEAALGDAIVVLSCESFDARSRTSSPPTAKKAKTESEEEPREEAVAATSASPSSSCFDLNMSVENDDMKESRFTDASLLKAVDRAFFFRRPDESSD comes from the exons ATGAGAGCTGGGGGCTGCACGGTGCAGCAGGCGCtggcgccggaggcggcggtggtggtgaagCAGGCGGTGAGCCTTGCGCGGCGCCGCGGGAACGCGCAGGTGACGCCGCTGCACGTGGCCAGCGCCATGCTGCACCAGCAGCcgccgacggcggcagcggcgtcacCGTCGACGGGGCTCCTGCGCACGGCCTGCCTCCGGTCGCACTCGCACCCGCTGCAGTGCAAGGCCCTGGAGCTCTGCTTCAACGTCGCGCTCAACCGCCTCCCGGCCTCAGCGTCGCCGCTCCTCGGCGGGCACGGGCACGTCTACTACCCGCCGTCCCTCTCCaacgcgctcgtcgccgccttcAAGCGCGCGCAGGCGCACCAGCGCCGGGGCTCCGTCGacacgcagcagcagccggtGCTCGCCGTCAAGATCGAGCTGGAGCAGCTCGTCATCTCCATCCTCGACGACCCCAGCGTCAGCCGCGTCATGCGCGAGGCCGGCTTCTCCAGCACACAGGTCAAGGCCAACGTCGAGCAGGCCGTCTCTTCCATCGAAGCAAACAACTCATCCTcaaccacggccgccgccgcgtcacaaaaccctaaccctagtgCAGCAGTTCCATCTGAAGAGTCCAAACCTAGCAAGCTGCTAGCTCTCGATCAAGTGCGCGACGAGGACGTCGCGGCGATCCTGGACTGCCTGGCCTCCCGGAGGAAGAGGCGTGTCATGGTCGTCGCCGAGtgtgcggccgccgccgaggcggccaCGCGGGCGGCGGTCGACAAGATCAGGCGCGGCGAGGCCCTCCGCGGCGCGCAGGTGGTCAGCCTCGGCGTGTCCGGGTTCCGCGACCTGCCGAggagcgaggcggagcggcggctcGCGGAGCTCCGGTGCGCGGtcaaggccggcggcggcagggctggcggcgtggtggtggtcgtggaggacctcgcgtgggcggcggaGTTCTgggccgcgcgcggcgacgcggggagagggaggtggccgTCGAGCTGCTGCTACTACTGCGCCGTGGAGCACGCCGTCGCGGAGGTGCGCGCCCTGGCGTgccgcggcggtgacggcgtGTGGCTCGTCGGCTACGGCACGTACCAGGGCTACATGAGGTGCAGAGCCGGCCAGCCCTCGCTGGAGAGCCTCTGGGGGCTCCAGACGCTCGCCGTCCCTGCTGGCAGCCTCGCCTTGAGCCTCAACTGCGTCGACGACAG TGCAATGGCTGTCAGTCACCTGTCGAGCAGGGCCAAGTGCGAAGCAAGTAGTGGGAACGGGTCGGCGTCGCGTTGCATGTCACTTTTGGATGCCGGTGGCTCCGCCGACCAGCTGACGGCCGTCGTCTCCGCCGCCTGCTGCGGCGACTGCTCCGCCACAAAGTGCGACGCCGCCAAGGAGTTGGCACGATCGGTCCTTCCAGCGTCGTCCAGCATTCCTCCTTGGCTCCAACATTGCCGCAATCAG GAGCCCTCCCATTGCAAGAAATGGAGCTCAACGTGCGGCGACTCGCCGTCTCACCACCGGACGGCACTAAACTTCTCTACGGTGGTGTCGCCGTCCTCCTCGGTCTCCTCGTACGAGCAGCACTACCATCTGCACCAGTCGTACCAGCGGCCATGGCTTGTCGCCGGCGCCCATGAGGCCAAGCACCCGTGGAAGGCCCgcctcggtggcggcggccaggtccacgtcgtcgtcgacgacgaggacgtTAAGCTTGTCAGCGCGCTAAAGGTCAAGTCCCACGACTCGAGCGCGTCCAACGACGGCTCGGTCGACCAGGTGGAGCGCCGCTCCCGGTTCAAGGAGCTCACCGCTGAGAACCTCAAGGTCCTCTGCTCCACGCTGGAAAAGGAGGTGCCCTGGCAGGCGGAGATCGTGCCCGAGATCGCGAGCACAGTCCTCCAGTGCCGTTCCGGCATGGCGAGGAGCTCGAGAGCGGCGGGCGCCAAGGAGGACACGTGGCTGCTATTCCTCGGAGGCGACGCCGAGGGCAAGGCGAGGGTGGCCAGGGAGCTGGCCTGCCTCGTCTTCGGCTCGCACAAGAGCTTCGTGTCCATCGGCAACCGCAACACTGCTGCGTCTCCGGCGCGGTCGTCGGACTCCGCCGAGCGGCACCACAAGCGGCCGCGGTTGTTGCCGGAGACGAGcaacgacggcggcgtcgagaGGCTGTACGAGGCCGTGCGCGACAACCCGCACCGCGTCATCCTAGTGGAGGACGTAGACCAGGCTGGCCAGATGGGCATCTTGGAGGCCATCGAAAGCGGGTTGGTCCGGAgccatggcggcgacgaggcTGCCCTCGGCGACGCCATTGTCGTCCTGAGCTGCGAGAGCTTCGACGCCAGGTCGAGAACCTCCTCCCCACCGACGGCCAAGAAGGCGAAGACCGAGAGCGAGGAGGAGCCCAGAGAGGAAGCCGTCGCCGCTACCTCTGCGTCACCGTCTTCGTCTTGCTTTGATCTGAACATGAGCGTGGAGAACGATGACATGAAGGAGAGTCGCTTCACGGATGCCAGCCTGCTCAAGGCGGTGGATCGGGCGTTCTTCTTCAGACGGCCTGATGAGAGCAGTGATTAA